In Podospora pseudopauciseta strain CBS 411.78 chromosome 2 map unlocalized CBS411.78m_2, whole genome shotgun sequence, the genomic stretch AATGCCGGTTCATACAACCAGACTGCCGGTGCTGCTAAGGAGTTTGTCGGAGGAGTGCTCGGCAATGAGGTATGTTCCTAAAATAAAGGTTGTCTCGCTCGTCACTATGAAGGGGTGCTAATCAGTGTCTGCAGAGCCTTAAGCAGTCCGGCCGCGAGCAGAAccttcaaggtcaagagCAAGAAGCCAAGGGCCAAATCAACGACTACGTTTCCGGTGCCGCCGATCGTGCTGCTGGAACCCTCGGCAGCGGTTTTGCCGGCCTGACGGGTGACCGGGTCAAGCAAGCTGAATACCAGGACCAGCACGACACCGGCAAGACTCAGCAACGC encodes the following:
- a CDS encoding uncharacterized protein (COG:S; EggNog:ENOG503P41B), yielding MSTDNTSTLKSYVDSATGAVQNAVGSIIGSNGDQVEGQAKKEKAQAEYDASHATAKLPGFTASSSGAVAKDHPDRNAGSYNQTAGAAKEFVGGVLGNESLKQSGREQNLQGQEQEAKGQINDYVSGAADRAAGTLGSGFAGLTGDRVKQAEYQDQHDTGKTQQRGAEHDIVKQAEAKQ